In one Parambassis ranga chromosome 6, fParRan2.1, whole genome shotgun sequence genomic region, the following are encoded:
- the nlrc5 gene encoding protein NLRC5 isoform X5 produces MFILLEFRQLNLLSSPLSLYELLFKHYLPPKGGDDAKRAIVKYLLTNPEQCCCVLDGYDEFHHKLRKQEAQKEQLDLENPLPVADLISGLLNHQLLPGSTVLVTCRARDVVDFESMSDKVGQLLGWSRHQISEYVNNYFGKGHSANTVLGQQAVDLLHSSRHLLAMSSLPALCSICCTCLEYLLLEGRDAGGMQRGPDEGKEEEDSEGDTQREEQRTETENCEILSGTNGKAHVPARTYLAVPVTLTQVYLTVLAAMLSRDPDHGESDDKAKTTKFTQSTACMLTCLSQHHSELRELSRLAWRGLEDSKILFVEEEIPQDVLKFSIRTGLFSQVELRHQDGMLVNAYCFIHLTVQEFLAALRVMTSKDVSDMQLKKGFSLKTRWTTKSDQKTVFTDSLYLYVCGLASPHCTHVLTQLAKANGETGVQSWVQKRQALILKLLNKLCLSNTLTGPKILELCHCVQESQNNELAKQVMGARPILELRNIWLLPNDIDALAFVVNSGGNGTGLDFGACSMELECLDDLCRCQNIQYLSFRGRKYGDKFAEKLSTVLPEFTALRKLEFCSASLTAAGAASLASGLQSCPGITDINLNDNNLRDEGIRHIVEIFPKLQKLESVMMGRNNTSLKAVVCLLEKTSSCSKICHVHADGMKEVKITFSRNSRNTNSNKPKPGPTISLLNQKLTKSEVQKVGKSLTRCPALSVLNLSGGQWDEETLRTLTLFLPKMNITEKIIVNDICSSVDRLVILTALLCDCPPVRELHVRLQSPAQASIVFSGGNEKPANERSKTLCLSCCNLVPANLDRVWRSLGTSSDLTLLDLSSNFLGNKGLRKLLDILPHLNNIQEINASNNDISMEGAVMLAGALCSHNNLTQITISDGGKDQVILKFCNKSDDKQRLKTFRMTNSSLQPSHITDVCEKLIKCCSHLELEFCHSSLTDRSIKNLLKVLAKMTSLQRLNLSYSITSTTDALILISCLIDNQVTSLELRPECESIINFQEEKSDQVSCRLTHFCLNGDNMERLLEILQQVPCLSYLDLSNSQLEDEGVKHLVDFLPKLNISNYINLSNSQLSKQGLLNLSSTLCSCTSVSGVEVSLGQEKHGDEVRCLIWFMQNDVCEKTLSVKKSSLECDHLVRLAQILSSCPPLAKLELKNNLLQSEWVEDFVKLLNSSQGGCDISIEEDWISAEKAVHLVCRCLDLNRNIQTIRVHHNTLHLYLRSAELTVFSADSTDPAQSMGTEKIGFVDCAVDGYQLASIGSIIQRCPKLTQLDFALNSLGVEGAECLCSFVPMLPNLIALSLASKERSVAVAEKLSQALLQSTSIQCLILSGHIISDPAAQRLATLLPRLQSLNLSHCVWSMAGGLQLIEALAQCVILEELCLDSVQLNEESKKQLAQTLRNISLMRRLRLNEIAPTMGQSEANSMVALLAAMEGLTQIEEIELNNWGMADRGTEELTRILPVWKELRKISLSKNLISDQSGEKLLEALGSCSQLEELHLCSNHLGDLTAARIALVLPSLTHLKVLDLSENHIGNKGSVSLSNAIMCMKNLNKIHLTSVGTSELHAVVASLACCPLIKDVSLGWNNCGDEVALELAKVLPLCHKLTWIDLESNNVSALGAEALFRALRSCPALHVIRLWRNKVSESEAQSLRQRDRRLNFSPT; encoded by the exons ATGTTTATCCTACTTGAATTTCGTCAACTCAACCTACTCTccagccctctctctctgtatgagCTGCTGTTCAAGCACTACCTCCCTCCAAAGGGGGGTGATGACGCAAAG agagccATTGTGAAATACCTCCTTACCAATCCAGAGCAGTGCTGTTGTGTGTTGGATGGCTACGATGAGTTTCATCACAAACTCAGAAAACAAGAAGCCCAGAAAGAACAGTTGGATTTGGAAAACCCTCTGCCTGTTGCAGACCTCATCTCAGGGTTGTTAAATCATCAGCTTCTTCCTGGCAGCACCGTGCTGGTCACCTGTCGTGCACGTGATGTTGTGGATTTCGAAAGCATGTCAGATAAAGTAGGGCAGCTGCTGGGATGGAGCCGCCATCAGATCTCGGAGTATGTCAACAACTACTTTGGTAAAG GTCACTCAGCAAACACAGTTCTTGGACAGCAGGCAGTGGATCTTCTCCATTCCAGTCGACACCTTCTAGCCAtgtcctccctccctgcccTCTGCAGCATTTGCTGCACGTGTCTGGAGTATTTACTACTGGAAGGGAGAGATGCAGGAGGAATGCAAAGAGGACCTGatgaaggaaaagaagaggaagacagtgaGGGTGATACACAAAGAGAAGAACAAAGAACTGAAACAGAAAACTGTGAAATACTGAGTGGAACCAATGGCAAAGCCCATGTACCTGCCAGGACATACCTAGCAGTCCCCGTCACCCTTACACAAGTCTACCTTACAGTCCTCGCTGCTATGCTTAGTCGTGACCCTGACCACGGAGAAAGTGATGACAAGGCAAAAACCACTAAATTTACTCAAAG TACTGCTTGCATGCTGACCTGTCTGagtcagcatcactctgagctGCGTGAGCTCAGTCGGCTGGCTTGGAGAGGTTTAGAGGACAGCAAGATCCTTTTTGTGGAAGAAGAAATCCCACAGGACGTCTTAAAGTTTTCCATCAGGACTGGACTCTTCTCCCAG GTGGAGCTCCGACATCAGGATGGAATGCTTGTCAACGCCTACTGCTTCATTCATCTGACAGTGCAGGAGTTTTTGGCTGCACTTCGAGTCATGACCAGCAAAGACGTTAGCGACATGCAGCTTAAGAAGGG ATTCAGCCTGAAAACTCGATGGACAACCAAATCAGACCAGAAGACTGTTTTCACTGACTCCTTGTACCTGTATGTTTGTGGTCTGGCTTCTCCACATTGCACTCATGTTCTGACTCAACTAGCCAAAGCTAATGGGGAAACAGGAGTCCAAAGCTGGGTGCAGAAACGACAAGCTCTTATTCTGAAATTGCTGAATAAACTGTGTCTCAGCAACACATTGACTGGACCAAAG ATACTGGAACTTTGCCACTGTGTCCAGGAAAGCCAGAACAATGAATTGGCCAAACAGGTTATGGGTGCAAGACCTATCCTGGAGCTGCGCAATATCTGGCTATTACCAAATGACATTGATGCTTTAGCTTTTGTAGTTAACTCAGGAGGTAATGGCACTGGTTTAGACTTTGGAGCATGCTCAATGGAGCTGGAGTGTTTAGATGATCTCTGCAGGTGTCAAAACATTCAATACCTCAG TTTTCGTGGCCGGAAGTATGGTGATAAGTTTGCAGAGAAGCTGTCTACTGTTTTGCCAGAGTTCACAGCCCTGAGAAAACTTGA GTTTTGCAGTGCCAGTCTGACTGCTGCAGGAGCAGCGAGTTTGGCTTCTGGTCTACAGAGCTGTCCAGGCATCACTGATATCAA TCTAAATGACAACAATCTGAGAGATGAAGGAATCAGACACATAGTTGAAATTTTTCCTAAACTACAAAAGCTGGAATCTGTGAT gatggGACGAAATAACACCTCCCTGAAAGCAGTGGTCTGTCTCCTTGAGAAAACATCCTCATGTTCAAAGATCTGCCATGTTCATGCAGA TGGGATGAAAGAAGTTAAAATTACGTTCTCCCGAAACTCCCGAAATACAAACAG CAATAAACCTAAGCCTGGACCAACAATCAG cttgttGAACCAGAAATTGACCAAGTCTGAGGTGCAAAAAGTTGGCAAGTCATTGACTCGGTGTCCTGCTCTTTCAGTCCTGAA TCTATCTGGAGGCCAGTGGGATGAAGAAACCTTAAGGACACTGACTCTGTTTCTGCCAAAGATGAACATCACTGAAAAGATAAT TGTGAATGACATCTGCTCGTCAGTGGACCGTCTAGTGATTCTGACTGCTCTGTTATGTGATTGTCCTCCTGTGAGGGAGCTCCATGTGAG ACTACAGAGTCCTGCCCAGGCGTCTATTGTGTTTTCTGGAGGGAATGAAAAACCTGCAAATGAAAGATCAAAAACACTCTG tCTCAGCTGCTGTAATCTGGTCCCGGCAAACCTGGACAGAGTGTGGAGAAGTTTGGGAACCTCCTCTGATCTCACTCTGCTGGA TTTGTCCAGTAACTTTTTAGGAAACAAAGGTCTGAGAAAGCTGCTGGACATCCTGCCTCATCTTAACAACATCCAGGAAATTAA tGCCAGTAACAATGACATCAGCATGGAAGGAGCAGTGATGCTGGCTGGTGCTTTATGCTCCCATAACAACCTAACACAGATTACCATCAG TGATGGAGGCAAAGACCAGGTGATTCTAAAGTTCTGCAATAAAAG TGATGACAAGCAAAGGCTAAAGACATTTAG AATGACCAACAGCAGCCTTCAACCATCACATATAACCGATGTATGTGAAAAATTGATCAAGTGTTGCTCCCATTTGGAGTTAGA GTTCTGTCACAGCTCATTGACAGACAGGTCCATCAAGAATCTGCTCAAAGTGTTGGCAAAGATGACATCATTGCAGAGACTCAA TCTCAGCTACAGTATCACATCAACAACAGATGCACTGATATTGATCAGTTGTTTGATTGATAATCAAGTCACATCACTGGAGCTCAG GCCTGAGTGTGAATCCATTATCAATTTTCAGGAGGAAAAATCAGATCAAgtgagctgcag ATTAACTCATTTTTGCCTGAATGGTGACAACATGGAGAGACTTCTTGAGATCCTGCAGCAGGTTCCCTGTCTGTCTTATCTGGA TTTGTCAAATAGCCAACTTGAGGATGAAGGAGTGAAGCATTTGGTGGATTTTCTACCAAAGCTTAACATCAGCAACTATATCAA TCTCAGTAACAGTCAGCTGAGTAAGCAGGGGCTGTTGAATTTATCCAGCACTCTGTGTTCCTGTACAAGTGTCTCTGGTGTAGAAGTCAG TTTAGGACAAGAAAAGCATGGAGATGAAGTGAGGTGTCTCATCTGGTTCATGCAAAATGATGTTTGTGAAAAAACTCTGAG TGTCAAAAAAAGTAGTCTGGAGTGTGACCATCTGGTCAGATTAGCACAGATCCTGTCCAGCTGCCCCCCCCTGGCAAAACTAGA ATTAAAGAACAATTTGCTGCAGTCAGAGTGGGTTGAAGATTTTGTGAAACTCTTGAACAGCAGTCAGGGAGGATGTGACATCAG TATTGAGGAGGATTGGATCTCAGCTGAGAAAGCCGTTCATTTAGTGTGTCGCTGCCTGGACCTTAACAGAAACATTCAAACTATCAG GGTTCACCACAACACACTCCACCTGTATTTAAGGTCTGCTGAACTGACCGTTTTCAG tgctGACTCTACTGATCCAGCTCAGTCAATGGGCACAGAGAAAATAGG ttTTGTAGACTGTGCAGTAGATGGGTACCAGCTTGCTTCCATAGGGAGCATCATCCAAAGATGTCCAAAGTTGACACAGCTGGA TTTTGCCCTCAACAGTCTGGGTGTAGAAGGAGCTGAATGTCTCTGTTCTTTTGTGCCAATGTTGCCAAATCTCATTGCTCTCAG TCTTGCCTCTAAAGAAAGATCCGTGGCTGTGGCTGAGAAGTTATCACAGGCCTTACTGCAGTCAACATCTATTCAGTGCTTAAT TTTGTCAGGTCATATCATTAGTGACCCAGCAGCTCAGAGGTTGGCCACACTGTTGCCTCGTCTACAATCACTCAA TCTGTCCCATTGTGTGTGGTCCATGGCTGGGGGGCTGCAGCTTATTGAAGCATTGGCGCAGTGTGTTATTCTGGAGGAGCTTTG TCTGGATTCTGTGCAGCTGAATGAAGAAAGCAAGAAGCAGCTGGCACAAACACTAAGAAATATCAGCTTAATGCGCAGACTCAG gctgaaTGAGATTGCCCCCACAATGGGACAGTCAGAGGCCAACAGTATGGTGGCTCTCCTCGCTGCTATGGAGGGACTCACACAAATAGAGGAGATAGA GCTGAATAACTGGGGGATGGCTGATAGAGGAACTGAAGAACTGACCAGAATCCTTCCGGTCTGGAAAGAGCTCAGGAAGATCAG TCTTTCAAAAAACCTCATCAGTGACCAATCAGGAGAGAAGCTGCTTGAGGCTTTAGGgagctgcagtcagctggagGAACTTCA TTTGTGCAGTAACCACCTGGGTGACCTCACTGCTGCCAGAATCGCCCTTGTTTTACCATCACTGACACACCTCAAAGTGTTAGA TCTTTCAGAAAACCATATTGGAAATAAGGggtcagtcagtctgtccaaTGCAATAATGTGCATGAAGAACCTCAACAAGATTCA TCTTACATCTGTTGGCACTTCAGAGCTACATGCTGTTGTTGCCAGTCTAGCTTGTTGTCCTCTCATAAAGGATGTGAG tTTGGGATGGAATAACTGTGGAGATGAAGTGGCTCTGGAGCTGGCCAAAGTTCTGCCTCTGTGTCACAAGCTGACCTGGATAGA CCTGGAGTCCAACAATGTGAGTGCTTTGGGAGCCGAGGCCCTGTTTAGAGCCTTAAGGTCCTGCCCTGCCCTGCATGTCATCAG GTTGTGGAGGAACAAAGTGTCCGAGAGTGAAGCCCAGAGcctcagacagagagacaggaggcTAAATTTCTCACCCACCTAA